The Scomber scombrus chromosome 5, fScoSco1.1, whole genome shotgun sequence genome window below encodes:
- the LOC133980706 gene encoding uncharacterized protein C22orf31-like, whose product MRPYGLRRRIQCPKKYGETTKERKYMLAPNHDLDFECKQSEADSQKPLDARYIRNAAALPDLHLPHSDKALTFKENSSDRLPTSQPGPLMIHGFTVPEYQHTYHMVVDPLLFSSCGQLSAYSLELGRTIKEHLFNELAYPTLQLSEQPNRKVEVMERFCVLRPTPVIDIDNNGEPQ is encoded by the coding sequence ATGCGGCCCTATGGCCTAAGGCGGCGTATTCAGTGTCCTAAGAAATATGGAGAGACAACAAAAGAGAGGAAATACATGCTGGCTCCAAATCATGATTTGGACTTTGAGTGTAAGCAGAGTGAAGCAGACTCCCAAAAGCCGCTGGACGCCAGGTATATAAGGAATGCTGCTGCTCTTCCAGACCTCCATCTGCCCCACAGTGACAAAGCCCTGACATTTAAGGAAAACAGCTCTGACAGATTGCCAACTAGCCAGCCAGGCCCTCTGATGATCCATGGCTTCACAGTACCAGAGTACCAACATACATATCATATGGTGGTGGATCCCCTGCTCTTCAGTTCTTGTGGGCAGCTTTCAGCTTACAGTCTGGAGCTGGGACGCACCATTAAGGAACATCTGTTTAATGAGCTGGCCTACCCAACACTTCAACTTTCAGAGCAGCCAAACAGAAAGGTGGAGGTGATGGAAAGATTCTGTGTGCTCCGTCCCACACCCGTCATAGACATAGACAATAACGGGGAGCCCCAGTAA